A stretch of DNA from Carassius auratus strain Wakin chromosome 44, ASM336829v1, whole genome shotgun sequence:
TCAGTGTTTCCTCATTAATTACTCCATGCTAATTTGCCTTTATCTGCTATTTAAAGTTTGTCACCTTGTAAAAGTCTGCCCTCTACATGTCTATGATCTTATATAATATACTCAATTCATTCAAACCtgaaaagttttataaaaatagtTGATCTAATTAAAATTCTATTTTGTTTACAGTGTATtgcgtgtttttatttttaattagctcaGCAAGATAAAACCAAACTTTTAAGTTTGTAAGTGGAAGAAAATAAACGTTTGCATGAAAAAATCTGAGACTTTCTTTTAGGTTTAtaatttgcattgtgacattattttcataagCATATTCACTTACACTTAAATCTATGTGAAAATGCTAGTATTTCACAGATTAAGATTAAATATTTAGGTAATAAAATAAGTATGCATCACGGTACTATTTGTTTTACTGAATTATGTTCTGAAGTATAATTTatactatttaattatttaagttcctgtggctcaagtggtcaagcattgtgttagcagcgcaaggttgtgggttcgattcccagggaacacgttagatAAAAattgttagtctgaatgcactgcaaatcgctttggataaaaacgtctgctaaatgcgtacattttattttatatatatgtgtgtgtgtctgtgtgtgtgttgtcttgcaattttcattatatttagaGTTTAAAAAGGTGCTTTTTTGCCATTACATATCAAAGATATTCAAATTCAGTATATGATAAATAAGACAATGTAAAGTGTATCAAGATGCACAGTGTCCTGTATGAAGGTACATCATGTTCAGTACATAATCCCGTAGTCACGGAGTTTCATCACACACTTCTTTATGTCCTTTACGTCATATACTCTTTCTATAAACAACTCGATCTCCCATCATCCCCTGGGGCACATTTCAGAGAGTCTTCAGTCAGAGTTCTGTTCTGAGAGATCTCAGGGTAAATCAGTGATGAGTTttacattgattgattgattgatgcttTACATGGTGTTTTTTCAGGCCTGTTTTTGTAGTGTTTCGATAGAGATACAATACaataaggctttttttttcagttttcaaactgattcaaagttgctgttttgtttgaataatttaaatttttacaccTGCCATGGTGTTTTTCTGTCAAATGAATCCCATATTTCCATTCAACAGTTCATATTTTGAGGGTGTTTCATCATTCTTGTTATTATGTAACATTTGTCTTTGATCTCCTTCGATTCTCTGTTTTCGGTATCTGATCTGTCAGTTCAGATGTGTGGCTTTTGTTTCAGAGTGTTTATGCTGAGGAATAACAAATCCTGATCTGAGAATCCGGCAGGATTTACTGTAATATGGCTGGATCTGGGTTGTGGTTTGTGATGAAGGATGAGGTGCAGGACGTCTCTAATGCAGCGTTTCTCTTATGAGCTCCAGCTGTTTCACCGATGGCTTTGATGGTCAGTGTTTGCTCATGTTTGTGTCTGTGAGGTAACGCAGAGGGGGGTCTCGACGACACTCTCAGGGGTGGTCCACCATCACTTACTCCCTTTTAATGGATAAACCTGTTTAAAAAGATATTTTCAGGTATGCTTCATCTATTTTTCAtcttgacaaaaataaatgaataaattttcacctaatgaaaataaatgccacaatgcaaatatataatttatttttagtatttgtattagttaaaaataaaagttttcatgccaaacATAGtttaaacttttataaaatattgtacacccccccccccaaaataaaaagaataaagaataattctatatacacacacacacacacacacacacacacatatattaaaattgtcatcatttaaagtgtaaacatttgtgatatatatattttttaactgtcttaaatgtttaattgccaagctaaatgtaatatttaatgtgtgtatacagtatatatttacattttagattatcataaaaataacaataatcacaattcaaatatattttataaatatatataaaatgatttttttttacaaaattaattacaaaaataagataaaaaagaaaagatttaaaatgtctaatcatttatatcttaatatttaaatctCTATAATTACATGTATAcatcatatgtgtgtgtatgtgtatatatacatatatttgtgtgtgtgtttactctaTAAACATGTGATCAATTTTTTACATAGAGATGTTTCATATAATCCACAAAAACTGGAGGAAGGGACATTCAGAACTGTATTTATCTAAATATGGACTATGGATGTGCGTTTTGCTATGGCTGATGTCCCAGAGGCCTGTTTACCGGGTGAGCTTTACGGCATTCGTCCCACAAGACGGATTGCTCTGCAAAGTGACTTTTCAGGGCTTCTGCCCAGAGTTTGGAGGGATTTTTGAGAAGATGAGAACGAGAGGGAAGGGGAGGGGAGGGTAAACAACCAGAGAAAACCAGCAGTCTTTCATTCTTAAGCGAGACTCACTTCACATGAGAGCAACTTCTTAAAAGAGAGCGTCCACTTATGCTTGAGAGGAAAAGAGACACTTCAGACTGCAAGAGGGAAAAAATGGACATTACAGCATTTAGAGATGCATTTTTTCTTTGTCTGCAAGAGTGATGAAGATTGTTGAGATTTCAGCGAAATCTTTTCTTTGATTTAAAAACTACAGAAAGAAACCGATATCCACTCGGATCAGCACCAGTGAGCACCTTTTCTTTATTTCCTTATAAATATACATTGTGTTTGAGATGTATTTATAGTTGAATGTTTAACCTCAAGCCATTGgatgttaattttatattttccatgGGAAATAACAGTCAGATCCCCCTGCTGACTGAACCATGTGGGGAATACTGAACATAACATGATGTTGCACAAGACCGAATCAAATGAACAAACTCATCGTATGTAAAGATCAGACGGAGTTAAATGGCTGAAGTCTGAGCTGATAAAAGAGAATCCGAGAATCTTTTACATATTTCATCAAAGCTCTGAAACGCGCACTGACGTTCAGAGAGAGTCTCAGAGCAGAGAGACGTCAGCGAACAGGAGCACAAACTCTCTCACAAAATCAAACACAGAAGAATGTTCCATTTTTAGAAAGCTATGGAAAGCTTCATGCGGTGCCCGCTGATGGGACGGCTCTGTTCGCTTCTTTAGGACTTCATCTGAGAAATACACCAACAGATTACAAATTGACTTTACACACTTAAAATTGCTAAACAGCTTAATGTataaactgttcaaaaatgtgtcccatgaaatcatttaattggaacaataataataataataacaagcaaaataaatgaataattacaatttaaaatatattacaattattttaaattgtaataatatttctcaatattagttttttatttttattttttttaaatgtatttctgatcaattaaatgcagccttggtaagcataagagacttattttaaaaacataaaaataatctttCCAACCACAAATGTTTGCAAActggatttcatgttgactttaactcTACATgttaattacatttgtaaaaacaaatgttttctttcaactgtgataattaaataatttaccaataatatgaattttatttgtAAGCCTGAGTATGCTTAGgtaatgtagtttattattattattattattattattattattatgtaaaaaattgacaaataaaaaaaagaaataataaaatatttggaaaaaattactttgatgttttttaatgtagtttCAAAGTgcaataatttttattgtttataatccTAACCTAATAAGTTATCATATTTATATTGGATTTGTATTTATAATGTACTCAAGtggataattattatattaattataatttttactgtaattttgattatGAAAATATGGTTTTGAGTagtctgtgtgtatgtgcatttaaattctaaatacattttgtaaatgattatgcgttttaaacaaatgtagtaaattattatgtttctttatcattattatattaattatttaatctattttctATGTTCTAGCCATGGAGACCGTCCTCGATGGACATTCAAACATCACATCTGAGTCTCCCGTCAATACCAGCCTCCACCTGCTGGGGGTGCCGTACCTGAAGAGAATGGCGCACCTGGACGAGTCACTGTACAAGGAGTTCTACGTGCTGTGGATCATGATGATGGTGGTGAACACGCTCATGTTTGTAGTCGGCGTGGTCCTGAACAGCCTGGCTCTGTACGTATTCTGTCATCGCAGCCGCTCTAGGACCACGCCGGCCATTTACACCATAAACTTAGCAGTGGCTGACCTGCTGGTGGCGCTGTCACTCCCGGCCCGTATCGCGCTTTACCATAGCGGCGGTGACTGCGTGGCTTGTTTGTACATGCACACGTTCAGCTACTTCGTGAACATGTACTGCAGTATTTTGTTTCTCACGAGCATCTGCGTGGATCGCTATATGGCGGTGGTGCGTTCGGCGGGAAGCCGTTGGCGGAGCCCCACGGTTGCGAAAAGCGTGAGCGTTTGCATCTGGCTGTTCGCTATCGTGGTCACGTACTCCCTTCAGACATCTGCGCTGGAGTTTAATGGAGCATCTTGCTGTCGTGCCACTGTGCTTTTCACCCTCACCGTTCTGGAGTTCGTCCTGCCACTGCTAGTAATCGTAACGTTTACGATCTGCGTCGCCTGTGCGCTCGCAGACGGTCGGCTCATGCCGCAGAGCTTGGGTCGGCGTGCGCGTGCCGTTCGGCTTCTTGTGGCTGTGCTGCTGGTGTTCACCGTGTGCTTCACGCCATATCACGTACGCGAGGCCGTGGTGTATTTCCAGCTAGGAGGCAGCAGAGAGCAGCATGTGGTGGCGTATCATGTGACCATCACGCTCAGCAGTTTGAACAGCTGTCTGGATCCTGTGGTTTACTGCTTCGTGCCTGATAGTTTCCGCTCTGCATTGCGTAGAGAACAGAAGAAGAGATTTGGAGAGCATCCGATGGCCATAAAGGGAAACAGGAGCAGCAAAGCTGCAGAAACACCGACGGCTATTGCGTACAGCGTCGCAACCCTCACGCTCACACCCTCCATACTGCCGGCCAGAGACATTCCCGCCTGAAATAAAACAATCACAACCATGGAAATCTTTAGCAATTAGAAAGGAGTTTCAtcctttaaagtgcccctataaTGCAATTGTCACGGTTCTTAATATTgtttgggagtctcctacaatagctttacatgcatgcaaggtcaaaaacttttctgttttctcaaaatatgcatttaatatcaccaaATTTTCCCTCAATTCTACTAGCAGTACTAAGATTCAGTCACTCCCTTTCCCCGCcttctctgctctgattggtcagatgttccagtctgttgtgattggtctaccatGTACAGCACGTTTCGGAAACGATACGCCCATTACCACAGTTCAATTGAAAATGTACACATCTATTATTGATCATACTTACAGCTTGTCATTTAGTGGAGACAGCTGGTCCAATTAAAATGGGGACTGAGCCATCTTTCAGGAGCAAGTGTTTTGTGAAACACTCATTGAACTCCctgagattagagaagcagtcgaCCGTAAAATGATgggaacacaaaaaaagattggGCTTGTACTGCTGTGGTACAGTGGAAAAATGAATCTTACAGTATCACTGGATCAGCGCCAATTCTAATTATGACATCTTAGTCCAGAAGCCAATCATCAGGTGGAAAACCTGTGATGTCATTTAATGGGTGGAGCATCTGGGTGCCTGGGCCAATCAGTACagagaaatatttttaaagcattttctctCACAATGGAGGACACAGCATCTTCTCAACATGATGTTAACTACATGAACAAGCTACACTTGTTTCAGGGCGGGTCGGGTTGTTCACGGCCGGCCAACGTAGAAACAAATGTGTTACCTTGTGATGTGTTTAGGCTCGTTTAGGCTGTTCAGAGTCGATTATTTCTTTTGAGAGATAGTAACTTTAACTATTGTGAACGTTTGTCTTTAAAACTTTGCAGATTGTGTACAGCAAAACTACAGACTGTACTAAAGTATATGTACGTAAtggcataatggggcactttaaggAAGAAAAATCATATtccttaaaataaaggttctttatgggtATTTGTGGTTCACTGAGAGCAAATGGAGACTCTAGATCAATGTTTCTGAACCATGAACCTGGACCcactaaatatgatttaaaataagacacaacaaactatttttttttttttatttgttccctCAACaattggtattttattttaaaatctgtctTTGAAAAcctctttatatttaatttttttttaatttaccattttaaaagtgatttttttttttatttatatgtttatgtattaattttaaagacacacacacacacaaaaaagtggaaaagcaatggaaattaattaaataaaaaaaaaagtcatggaaataCATAGAGTTTAAATGTCAGTGTTTTGTTGTATGCTGGCTCTTATACCGTACACGGGGCTCTCATAAAGGTGGTTTATTTTGCTCCTCACATGATTTAATGGAGGTGCTGGCTcctgtgtttatgtgtgaagACCACACTGAGCCCATGACACACTTACAGAGACCTGCACGAGCTGGAAaccacttttacacacaaacatcTTTAAAACTGAAGTTAAACCGCTTTTTATGATCTGTTTAAACCACCTGTGGATTTCTGTCAAAACAAATGTAACCAATGTCTGTCCAGAATCTCTGCAGAAACTGTTTATTCtcctaatttaattaatttaaatataattattctccttaagaaaaaaaaaacacatatataaaattttaGTTATTgaattcttttgttttgtttttcctctcaGTAGAATAAATGGTTGTAgagataaataaaatgattgtaattacaaaattatataaaataatattacaatatgtatatacatatatatatatatatatatatatatatatatatatatatatatatatgtatatatacacacacacacacacacacaatacaatattatatacgtcctgcatttatatatgttttaactGTTTAATTTCTAGAATTCCATAATGCTGATAactattattctaaaatgtggtaaatattgtaaataaaataataataaagaatattaaatataaagaatgtatgtattttataaatatattcaaactatATAAAttgaaagtaaataataaattatgtttacagtatatacatttttcgAAACAAATACATGTATCATTAGaatttttccaacatttttttaaattaaagaatattttatttttttaaagttttttatatatatataatatatataaattttatatatatataatttgttttcagtTCTTAAAAAGTGGACATTTGCTGACTGTGAGACACTACATTTACCACAAGAGGGCCACATTTCTTtccaaatgtaaataatgtaaaaatgatttGTAGATGAAGGGTGGCTATAAAGATGTTGCTTTCTAAATAATGTACATACTGTCTTGATgtcaaataacaaacaaataaaaaacaaattaacagtAATAATCATACTAGTCTGTCACTATCTGTCACCTTTTTAATGTGTAGTTTATAACTATATAGTCTGCTTTTTATGTGCTGTTTGTTATTAAAGTTAAACCCATTAATATGCAGTGTTGGGAAGGTCACTTCGGAGTCACCCTATTGAGAATTTAATAAGTAGTGTAGCTATTTCAGTTAATGTAGCGgattacatttttgatttctTTTCTTAATGTCTAAGGAATGTTTTCAGCTGTTCATTAAGTTGTGGCCTAAAGCtctttttacagaaaatatttatatgtaatgcCCTTTGTAATTGTTAACATTTCCATAAGTAACTGTAATATACATGtatcctatgtgtgtgtgtgtgtgtgtgtgtgtgtgtgtgtgtgtgtgtgtgtgtgtgtgtgtgagagagagatcatGTTAAAGTCATCTATTAATTGAATACACAGTAAACAGATTGATAAAACTTTCATGCTTTAGATTTTACTTTTCAATCAGGGTTTACTACTACATtagttagcatgaactaacaaaataaaaaatactcctaaataattaattaatcttagttgatattaatttcaacatttactacaTCATAAAAACAAAAGTTGTGTCTATCAATATTATGTAAATGACCCaagtttattttgatttaaaagacTATTTCTATTACTGATTATAAattgatttattgtttatattatttaatgcgCCTGAGCTAACACGACTTAgcaatgaatattttatttttactattgttAATAA
This window harbors:
- the LOC113062018 gene encoding G-protein coupled receptor 20-like; this translates as METVLDGHSNITSESPVNTSLHLLGVPYLKRMAHLDESLYKEFYVLWIMMMVVNTLMFVVGVVLNSLALYVFCHRSRSRTTPAIYTINLAVADLLVALSLPARIALYHSGGDCVACLYMHTFSYFVNMYCSILFLTSICVDRYMAVVRSAGSRWRSPTVAKSVSVCIWLFAIVVTYSLQTSALEFNGASCCRATVLFTLTVLEFVLPLLVIVTFTICVACALADGRLMPQSLGRRARAVRLLVAVLLVFTVCFTPYHVREAVVYFQLGGSREQHVVAYHVTITLSSLNSCLDPVVYCFVPDSFRSALRREQKKRFGEHPMAIKGNRSSKAAETPTAIAYSVATLTLTPSILPARDIPA